A window of the Tunturibacter empetritectus genome harbors these coding sequences:
- a CDS encoding PepSY domain-containing protein, with amino-acid sequence MSSSHSALKYTRLVHLYLGVFIAPALLFFAFTGALQTFSLHETTRGSSYKPPSWAVTLGQIHKKQTTVVPLRKLPPPERSPENSSAKLQDKPSNNSADKQPVKSQSAPITGTQPAQSPSPQSSDAPAPKSHNTLPLKIFFLLVSIGLFISTISGIYMSYKYIRNRGLITAILIAGVVIPILLTIL; translated from the coding sequence ATGTCCTCTTCTCATTCCGCCCTGAAGTACACCAGACTTGTCCATCTCTATCTCGGGGTCTTTATTGCACCTGCCCTGCTCTTCTTCGCCTTTACCGGAGCCCTCCAAACCTTCAGCCTCCATGAAACCACGCGCGGCAGCAGCTACAAACCGCCCTCCTGGGCCGTGACGCTGGGCCAGATCCACAAGAAGCAGACCACCGTCGTTCCCCTAAGAAAACTCCCCCCACCAGAGCGATCCCCAGAAAATTCCTCAGCCAAATTACAAGACAAGCCTTCAAACAACAGCGCCGACAAGCAACCTGTCAAATCTCAATCTGCTCCCATCACTGGCACGCAGCCGGCGCAAAGCCCATCGCCCCAATCATCAGACGCACCCGCACCAAAGTCACACAACACCCTGCCCCTGAAGATCTTCTTTCTTCTCGTCTCCATCGGTCTCTTTATCTCGACCATCTCGGGCATTTACATGTCCTACAAGTACATCCGCAACAGAGGTCTCATCACCGCTATCCTGATTGCCGGTGTCGTCATTCCCATACTTCTAACTATCCTGTAA
- the nadB gene encoding L-aspartate oxidase — MERFDFLVIGAGIAGLSAAIRLAETSTVLVVTKEELAESNTAYAQGGIAVAMGGEEDVALHLEDTMAAGDGLVNREAAAVLVTKGPKRVEELLEWGTAFDRYPTDKNGVEGELMRTREGAHSLSRILHANGDATGKEIAVSLLRHVREIPSIELMEWATSVDLLVEGGRVVGATLLDGEGGLRVVRAGAVLLASGGAGQVYSDTTNPAVATGDGIAMAYRAGAAVSDMEFYQFHPTAFIEPGAPRFLLSEALRGEGATLVNAKGERFMERYHPLLELAPRDVVARAITREGMDGPVYLDMRHVALNPTGSPGATDLQRRFPGISKFLAKYRLELGRDLVPVRPAAHYLMGGVKTDVQGRTTLPGLYAAGEAACTGVHGANRLASNSLLEGLVFGPLAAETMVAETSLAELDASASVVASSGGVTPEAATERWIKELRDLMWKYAGLLRDKAGLEQAKRGLDALGTAMPKGLTRRAVEARNLHVVAELIVTSALGREESRGAHFRNDFPLRDKVAKHSVMQNGRLEFVA, encoded by the coding sequence ATGGAACGGTTTGACTTTTTGGTGATAGGGGCAGGGATTGCAGGGTTGAGTGCGGCGATTCGGTTGGCGGAGACGAGCACGGTACTAGTGGTGACCAAGGAAGAGCTGGCGGAGTCGAATACAGCTTATGCGCAGGGTGGAATCGCGGTGGCGATGGGAGGCGAGGAAGATGTCGCACTGCATCTTGAGGACACGATGGCGGCTGGCGATGGGCTGGTGAATCGTGAGGCCGCTGCGGTGTTGGTGACCAAGGGGCCGAAGCGTGTGGAGGAGCTGCTGGAGTGGGGGACGGCGTTCGATCGCTATCCGACGGACAAGAACGGGGTGGAGGGCGAGTTGATGCGGACACGCGAGGGGGCGCATAGCCTGTCGCGGATTCTGCATGCGAATGGAGATGCGACGGGGAAGGAGATTGCGGTGTCGCTGCTGCGGCATGTGCGGGAGATTCCCTCGATCGAGTTGATGGAGTGGGCGACCAGTGTGGATCTGCTGGTGGAGGGTGGTCGCGTGGTGGGGGCTACGCTGCTGGATGGCGAGGGTGGCCTGAGGGTGGTGCGGGCTGGGGCTGTGTTGCTGGCCAGCGGCGGGGCGGGGCAGGTCTATAGCGATACGACGAACCCTGCGGTGGCTACGGGAGACGGGATTGCGATGGCTTACCGGGCGGGTGCGGCGGTGAGCGATATGGAGTTCTATCAGTTTCATCCGACGGCGTTTATTGAGCCAGGGGCACCGCGCTTTTTGCTGAGTGAGGCGCTGCGGGGCGAGGGCGCTACCCTGGTGAATGCGAAGGGGGAGCGGTTTATGGAGCGGTATCATCCGCTGCTGGAGCTGGCTCCGCGGGATGTGGTGGCGCGGGCGATTACGCGGGAGGGCATGGATGGGCCGGTGTATCTGGATATGCGGCATGTGGCTTTGAATCCGACTGGGAGTCCGGGCGCGACGGACTTGCAGAGGCGGTTTCCGGGGATCTCGAAGTTTCTGGCGAAGTATCGGCTGGAGTTGGGGAGGGATCTGGTTCCGGTGCGGCCGGCGGCGCACTATCTGATGGGTGGGGTGAAGACGGATGTGCAGGGAAGGACGACGCTGCCGGGGTTGTATGCGGCGGGCGAGGCGGCCTGTACGGGGGTGCATGGAGCGAATCGGCTGGCGAGCAACTCGCTGCTGGAGGGGCTGGTGTTTGGGCCGCTGGCGGCGGAGACGATGGTTGCGGAGACGTCGTTGGCCGAGCTTGATGCAAGTGCTTCGGTAGTGGCTTCCAGTGGGGGTGTGACGCCGGAGGCTGCGACGGAGCGATGGATCAAAGAGCTGCGCGATCTGATGTGGAAGTACGCCGGGCTGCTGCGGGATAAGGCTGGTCTGGAGCAGGCTAAGCGTGGGTTGGATGCGTTGGGGACGGCTATGCCGAAGGGGCTGACCCGGCGGGCGGTGGAGGCCAGGAATCTGCATGTAGTGGCGGAGCTGATCGTGACGTCGGCGCTGGGGCGCGAGGAGAGCCGGGGAGCACATTTTCGGAATGACTTTCCGCTGCGGGATAAGGTTGCGAAGCACTCGGTGATGCAGAATGGGAGGCTTGAGTTTGTTGCTTGA
- the aroB gene encoding 3-dehydroquinate synthase yields the protein MPVIPVNTPSATYNVTIAPNLLTTLHSRLRKLNPGKPFRPFIITSPNIWALWSKPFLASFKEPPTVLFHPAGERHKRMASVESLAQQLSTAGADRDALLLAFGGGVIGDITGFLAAIYMRGIRYVQIPTTLLAQVDSSIGGKTGVNLATGKNLIGSFHHPQAVFADTDLLRTLPPAELRAGLQESIKAGVIYDAKLFRYMEQNAEAILSTKRNADPTPLAKVVAASVRVKAEVVSQDEKESGLRMILNFGHTIGHAIEAATNYKQLLHGEAVAWGSIAALSVSVARNTISEKDANCIVNLILRYGPLPPFKATAEKLVALTARDKKNRSGIRSFVLPTAIGKVEIVRNITEPELLTATNAMLTLMRQQIRSR from the coding sequence GTGCCCGTAATCCCCGTCAACACGCCCTCGGCCACCTACAACGTCACGATAGCCCCAAACCTCCTCACCACCCTCCACTCTCGCCTCCGCAAACTAAACCCCGGCAAACCCTTTCGCCCCTTCATCATCACTTCACCCAACATCTGGGCCCTCTGGTCCAAGCCCTTCCTAGCCAGCTTTAAGGAACCTCCAACCGTCCTCTTCCACCCCGCAGGCGAGCGCCACAAGCGCATGGCCAGCGTCGAATCCCTCGCCCAGCAACTCTCCACCGCAGGAGCCGACCGCGACGCTCTCCTCCTCGCCTTCGGTGGCGGCGTCATCGGCGACATCACCGGCTTCCTCGCCGCCATCTACATGCGCGGCATCCGCTACGTTCAAATCCCCACCACGCTTCTAGCCCAAGTCGACTCCTCCATCGGCGGCAAGACGGGAGTCAACCTCGCCACCGGCAAAAACCTCATCGGCAGCTTCCACCACCCGCAAGCCGTCTTCGCCGACACCGACCTCCTCCGCACCCTCCCACCCGCCGAACTCCGCGCCGGCCTCCAGGAGTCCATCAAAGCCGGAGTCATCTACGACGCAAAGCTCTTCCGCTACATGGAACAAAACGCCGAAGCCATCCTGAGCACAAAAAGAAACGCAGACCCGACACCGTTAGCCAAAGTAGTAGCCGCCTCCGTCCGAGTCAAAGCCGAAGTAGTCAGCCAGGACGAAAAAGAGTCCGGCCTCCGCATGATCCTCAACTTCGGCCACACCATCGGCCACGCCATCGAAGCCGCCACCAACTACAAGCAGCTCCTCCACGGCGAAGCCGTAGCCTGGGGCTCCATCGCGGCACTCAGCGTATCAGTAGCTCGCAACACGATCAGCGAAAAAGACGCGAACTGCATCGTAAATCTGATCCTCCGCTACGGCCCGCTTCCCCCGTTCAAAGCCACCGCCGAAAAACTAGTAGCCCTAACCGCCCGCGACAAGAAAAACCGCAGCGGCATCCGCTCATTCGTCCTACCCACCGCCATAGGCAAAGTAGAAATAGTCCGCAACATCACCGAACCCGAACTCCTAACCGCCACCAACGCCATGCTCACCCTCATGCGCCAACAGATACGTAGCCGTTAG
- the ubiE gene encoding bifunctional demethylmenaquinone methyltransferase/2-methoxy-6-polyprenyl-1,4-benzoquinol methylase UbiE: protein MTIDLKPEHERSTGARPAGITTEQAAATSVQQMFDTIAPAYDRANHLLSAGIDRTWWTRTARLFRPILQHPEAVTLDLCCGTGDMTMALLKHRPTTPGAAPILAVDFSHQMLALGIKKFGTHNVTPIEADALHLPLADASIDLVTSAFGFRNLANYHEGLTEILRVLRPGGQLGILECNQPEGLTGALYNIYFKSILPRLGGLITGNERAYSYLNASVERFPRPPRMLQLLKAAGFTNPTWTSYTFGVVGLYHATKP from the coding sequence GTGACAATCGATCTAAAACCCGAACACGAACGCTCCACCGGAGCCCGCCCCGCCGGCATCACCACCGAGCAAGCCGCCGCCACCTCCGTCCAGCAGATGTTCGACACCATCGCTCCCGCCTACGACCGCGCCAACCACCTTCTTTCCGCCGGCATCGATCGCACCTGGTGGACCCGCACCGCCCGCCTCTTCCGCCCCATCCTCCAGCACCCCGAAGCCGTCACCCTCGACCTCTGCTGCGGCACCGGCGACATGACCATGGCCCTCCTCAAACATCGCCCCACCACCCCCGGCGCAGCGCCCATCCTCGCCGTAGACTTCTCCCACCAGATGCTCGCCCTCGGCATCAAGAAATTCGGCACGCACAACGTAACCCCCATCGAAGCCGATGCCCTCCACCTCCCCCTAGCCGACGCCTCCATCGACCTGGTCACCTCCGCCTTCGGCTTTCGCAACCTCGCCAACTACCACGAAGGCCTCACCGAAATCCTTCGCGTCCTCCGCCCCGGCGGCCAGCTCGGCATCCTCGAGTGCAACCAGCCCGAAGGCCTCACCGGCGCGCTCTACAACATCTACTTCAAATCCATCCTGCCCCGTCTCGGCGGCCTCATCACCGGCAACGAACGCGCCTACAGCTACCTCAACGCCTCAGTCGAGCGCTTCCCCCGCCCACCCCGCATGCTCCAACTCCTCAAAGCCGCAGGCTTCACCAACCCCACCTGGACCAGCTACACCTTCGGTGTCGTCGGCCTTTACCACGCCACCAAGCCCTAA
- a CDS encoding type II toxin-antitoxin system HicA family toxin has protein sequence MKSSEFKRWLSDQGAFFKPGKGSHLKVTLNGKQSVLPMHNKELGTGLVAAIKKQLGLK, from the coding sequence ATGAAGAGTAGTGAGTTCAAGCGTTGGCTCTCAGATCAAGGAGCATTCTTCAAGCCAGGAAAAGGGTCCCATCTTAAGGTCACGCTGAACGGAAAGCAATCTGTTCTTCCGATGCACAACAAAGAACTCGGCACCGGTCTGGTTGCTGCAATCAAGAAGCAGTTGGGTCTCAAATAG
- a CDS encoding type II toxin-antitoxin system HicB family antitoxin, producing MRYPIKLKQDGKFFLVTFPDIPEAITQGEGEEQALHAAKEALETALDFYFEENRIVPSPSLLKRKQRYVELPVSLAAKVLLLNEMLRQKVRPAELARRLHTTPQEINRLTNIRHTSKIDGIADAMKALGKTLQISAANDLAA from the coding sequence ATGCGATATCCAATCAAACTGAAGCAGGATGGAAAGTTCTTTCTCGTGACCTTTCCTGATATTCCCGAAGCGATCACGCAGGGCGAAGGAGAAGAGCAGGCGCTCCATGCCGCAAAAGAAGCTTTGGAGACAGCGCTGGACTTCTATTTCGAAGAAAACCGCATCGTTCCAAGCCCTTCCCTGCTTAAGCGCAAACAGCGATACGTGGAATTGCCCGTCAGTCTCGCGGCGAAGGTGCTTCTGCTAAACGAAATGCTGCGGCAAAAGGTAAGACCGGCGGAACTGGCAAGAAGGCTGCATACGACGCCTCAGGAGATAAACCGGCTTACCAATATCCGTCACACGTCCAAGATTGACGGCATTGCAGACGCGATGAAGGCACTCGGCAAAACACTCCAGATCAGCGCTGCAAACGACTTGGCCGCCTAA
- a CDS encoding MFS transporter → MASTQPPILDGPLVSPDAAIGASAMRKATGHLIPLIALGYGAAYMDRINISFASLQMNRDLHFSATTYGFGAGLFFLSYAACEIPSNLLLYRFGARRWLARIMVTWGILAMAMLFVRTPWQFYTARFFLGVAEAGFFPGVIFYLTQWFPSELRARAISRFYISLPLSFVFMGLIAGALLNLDGRLGLRGWQWLFLVEGIPPILLGIVFLYLLPDGPQQAQWLTEDERAWILDHVHNDPSLSGQRSHNLSAALLDPRVWQLGLFMLLMLASSYAYTFVAPDIIQRATHLSTSKVGYLIAILSLLGAAAMLINGIYSDRVQRRTPHSIYPRYMHIIPWAFLISAGFFACGLSTNPINVVVAIGAIIIAYNAMQGPLWSLPGSFFHGRTAAAGIATLNMIGMIGGFLGPYFVGFAKDLTGDYQRGLLLMSIPMLLGALIMFYLRAQTRLRSQTLSPENPVPSS, encoded by the coding sequence ATGGCCTCGACGCAGCCCCCCATCCTCGACGGGCCTTTAGTCTCCCCTGACGCAGCCATCGGCGCATCCGCCATGCGCAAAGCCACCGGCCATCTCATCCCTCTCATCGCCCTCGGCTACGGCGCAGCCTATATGGACCGCATCAACATCAGCTTCGCCTCCCTCCAGATGAACCGCGATCTTCACTTCAGCGCCACCACCTACGGCTTCGGCGCCGGCCTCTTCTTTCTCAGCTATGCCGCCTGCGAGATCCCCTCAAACCTCCTCCTCTACCGCTTCGGAGCACGTCGCTGGCTCGCCCGCATCATGGTCACCTGGGGAATCCTTGCCATGGCCATGCTCTTCGTTCGCACTCCCTGGCAGTTCTACACCGCGCGCTTCTTCCTCGGTGTCGCCGAAGCCGGATTCTTCCCCGGAGTCATCTTCTATCTCACGCAGTGGTTCCCCTCCGAACTCCGAGCCCGCGCCATCAGCCGCTTCTACATCTCCCTGCCGCTCAGCTTCGTATTCATGGGACTCATCGCCGGCGCACTTCTCAACCTCGACGGCCGCCTCGGCCTCCGCGGCTGGCAATGGCTCTTCCTCGTCGAAGGCATTCCTCCCATCCTGCTAGGCATCGTCTTCCTCTACCTGCTCCCCGACGGCCCGCAGCAGGCTCAGTGGCTCACCGAAGACGAGCGCGCCTGGATCCTCGACCACGTCCACAACGATCCTTCTCTAAGCGGCCAGCGCAGCCACAATCTAAGCGCAGCCCTCCTTGATCCCCGCGTCTGGCAGCTTGGCCTCTTCATGCTCCTGATGCTTGCCTCCTCCTACGCCTACACCTTTGTCGCTCCCGACATCATCCAGCGAGCGACCCACCTCAGCACGTCAAAGGTCGGCTACCTCATCGCAATCCTCAGCCTCCTCGGTGCAGCCGCCATGCTGATCAACGGCATCTACTCCGACCGAGTCCAGCGCCGGACGCCACACAGTATCTATCCCCGCTACATGCACATCATCCCCTGGGCCTTCCTCATCTCGGCCGGCTTCTTCGCCTGCGGTCTCTCAACCAATCCCATCAACGTCGTCGTCGCCATCGGCGCCATCATCATCGCCTACAACGCCATGCAGGGTCCCCTCTGGTCTCTGCCCGGAAGCTTCTTTCATGGACGAACCGCGGCCGCCGGCATCGCAACCCTCAACATGATCGGCATGATCGGCGGCTTTCTCGGCCCTTACTTTGTAGGCTTCGCCAAAGATCTCACCGGAGACTACCAACGCGGCCTCCTCCTCATGAGCATCCCCATGCTCCTCGGCGCCCTCATCATGTTTTATCTCCGCGCCCAAACGCGCCTCCGAAGCCAAACCCTCAGCCCCGAAAACCCTGTACCATCTTCCTGA
- a CDS encoding cation diffusion facilitator family transporter: MSTTAQPEQAATPHSAKRSAALFSVLAAFAVTLLKLLTGLLTGSLGMLSEAAHSGIDLIAAAITLFSVQVSDRPADADHTYGHGKIESLSAAIESVLMLGSCVWILTEAVRRIAHRQHLALNFSIWPFVVLLLSITVDYTRSGKLKKIADETKSEALEADAIHFRTDIWSSIAVLLGLTASYIGERFHITQLELADPIAAILVSGIILHVTWNLARRTIDALTDATPIETRAQTRDMTRDIAAIDGVLSVDRIRTRRAGPNYFADLTLGLPRNLTFQRSEQITMAATAAVRRHLPGADVVVHSIPTASLAESLHDRIRAVAARSNLAIHDVAVQEYNQELHVEQHLEVDEKMSLSAAHALVTQLESDIRREIPEISTILTHIESEPATIERPASLERDRQLEVRLRRAAQAFPEILDIHEVFVTRAHNTGVDRIQVNCHCTLPDDLPMSKVHEIITALENAFKLDCPEVSRLLIHPEPATDNRR; the protein is encoded by the coding sequence ATGAGCACAACGGCCCAGCCCGAACAAGCCGCCACCCCACACAGCGCCAAGCGCTCCGCCGCGCTCTTCTCCGTCCTCGCCGCCTTCGCCGTCACCCTCCTCAAGCTCCTCACCGGCCTGCTCACCGGCTCCCTCGGCATGCTCTCCGAGGCCGCCCACTCCGGCATCGACCTCATCGCCGCCGCCATCACCCTCTTCTCCGTCCAGGTCTCCGACCGCCCCGCCGACGCCGACCACACCTACGGCCACGGAAAAATCGAAAGCCTCTCCGCCGCAATCGAGTCCGTCCTCATGCTCGGCTCCTGCGTCTGGATCCTCACCGAAGCCGTCCGCCGCATCGCCCACCGCCAGCACCTCGCCCTCAACTTCTCAATCTGGCCCTTCGTTGTCCTTCTCCTCTCTATCACCGTCGACTACACCCGCTCCGGCAAGCTCAAAAAAATCGCAGACGAAACAAAAAGTGAAGCGCTCGAAGCCGACGCCATCCACTTCCGCACCGACATCTGGTCCTCCATCGCCGTCCTCCTCGGCCTCACCGCCAGCTACATCGGCGAGCGCTTCCACATCACCCAGCTAGAGCTAGCCGACCCCATCGCCGCCATCCTCGTCTCCGGCATCATCCTCCACGTCACCTGGAACCTCGCCCGCCGCACCATCGACGCCCTCACCGACGCCACCCCCATCGAAACCCGCGCCCAAACCCGCGACATGACCCGCGACATCGCAGCCATCGACGGCGTCCTCTCCGTCGACCGCATCCGCACCCGCCGCGCCGGCCCCAACTACTTCGCCGACCTCACCCTCGGCCTCCCCCGCAATCTCACCTTCCAGCGCTCCGAGCAGATCACCATGGCCGCTACCGCCGCCGTCCGCCGCCATCTCCCCGGCGCCGACGTCGTCGTCCACTCCATCCCCACCGCCTCCCTCGCCGAAAGCCTCCACGACCGCATCCGCGCCGTAGCCGCACGCTCCAATCTCGCCATTCACGACGTCGCCGTGCAGGAGTACAACCAGGAGCTCCACGTCGAGCAGCACCTCGAAGTCGACGAGAAGATGTCCCTCAGCGCCGCCCACGCGCTCGTCACCCAACTCGAGTCCGACATCCGCCGTGAGATCCCCGAGATCTCCACCATCCTCACCCACATCGAAAGCGAACCCGCCACCATCGAGCGTCCCGCCTCCCTCGAGCGCGACCGCCAGCTCGAAGTCCGCCTCCGCCGCGCAGCCCAGGCCTTCCCGGAGATCCTTGACATCCACGAGGTCTTCGTAACCCGGGCCCACAACACAGGAGTCGACCGCATCCAGGTCAACTGCCACTGCACCCTGCCCGACGACCTCCCCATGTCGAAGGTCCACGAGATCATTACCGCCCTCGAAAACGCCTTCAAACTAGACTGCCCCGAAGTCTCCCGCCTCCTCATCCACCCCGAGCCCGCCACCGACAACCGCCGCTGA